A DNA window from Ranitomeya imitator isolate aRanImi1 chromosome 2, aRanImi1.pri, whole genome shotgun sequence contains the following coding sequences:
- the LOC138666350 gene encoding oocyte zinc finger protein XlCOF22-like codes for MKQVPSADSLLTTKENQSHKRGIKKQTAPKVKKSFSCSECGKCFNKKSNFVIHQRTHTGEKPFSCAECGKCFIQKSNLVYHHITHTGEKPFFCSECGKCFTLKVNLPFSCSECGKCFAHKLLLVIHHRIHTGEKPFSCSECGKCFKKKSDLHHRTHTGEMPFSCSEYGKCFTWKHLLVRHQRTHTGEKPFSCSDHQRTHTVEKPFSCSECGKCFNQKMNLVRHHRAHTGEKPFSCSECGKCFKWKKLLVRHQSNHTGEKPFTFS; via the exons atgaaacaggtcccatctgctgattcattactgaccactaaggaaaatcaaagtcacaaaagaggcattaaaaaacaaactgctcctaaagtaaAGAagtccttttcatgttcagaatgtgggaaatgttttaacaagaaatcaaattttgttatacaccaaagaactcacacaggggagaagcctttttcatgtgcagaatgtggaaaatgttttatccagaaatcaaaTTTGGTTTATCACcatataactcacacaggggagaaaccttttttctgttcagaatgtgggaaatgttttactctcaaagtgaatctt cctttttcctgttcagaatgtggaaaatgttttgcacataaattACTGCTTGTTATACaccatagaattcacacaggggagaagcctttttcctgttcagaatgtgggaaatgttttaaaaagaAATCAGATTTG caccatagaactcacacaggggagatgcctttttcctgttcagaatatgGAAAATGTTTTACATGGAAGCAtcttcttgttagacaccaaagaactcacacaggagagaagcctttttcctgttcaga tcaccagagaactcacacagtagagaagcctttttcctgttcagaatgtgggaaatgttttaaccagaaaatgAATCTTGTTAGGCACCATAgagctcacacaggagagaagcctttttcctgttcagaatgtgggaaatgttttaaatggaaaaagcttcttgttagacatcagagcaatcacacaggggagaagccttttacaTTTTCGTAA